The Aminipila terrae nucleotide sequence GTTACAAGACCCTCTTTCTCCAACTTTCTGATTGCCTCTCTGATTGGAGTACGGCTAACACCCATATCTTCAGCAAGTTCTACTTCCATCATTCTCGTTCCCGGGGCAATTTTCCCGGTAAGAATCTGTAATTTTAATTCTTCATAGACAATCTCCCGGAGCGGTCTATGATTTTGAATATCAAAATTTAACATCTTTCACCTCTTTTAAATTTCATGCCAATGTTTTGGTAATATAAGTTTCCTTATTCATCTCACATAAAAGCTTATAATCTTTTTCTATTTCTGATTTTTCAAAGTATATAGCAAATACAGTAGGACCACTTCCACTCATAAGAACTTTGGCAGCACTACCCTCCTGGTCAATCTTGTTTTTTGTATACATAATGATAGGATACCTCTTTGTACTGAATAATTCAAGTATATTCGCCATGTTCTTTACTACTTTATCATAATTTTTTGAATTTAGCCCATTAATAAGCTCTTTTGTATCCACATGATACTGCAACATTGTTATACCACCCTGGTATTCAGGTTTTTCCAATCCTAATTCTGCATCAATTCCCCTGTAAACTTCCGCTGTGGAAATGCCAAGGGCAGGCTTACTAAGCAATACATCACAACAAAGAGGAGTAACGGGTGTGAGCTGTTCACCGATTCCTTCCGCATAAGCACAGGTAGACGCTAATGCATCCTCCCTTATTGCTCTTCCCAGCTGGGGGTTTCCCTTAGCCTGTCCCATGATACAAAATGGCACATCGGCTCCCAGTTTCACACCTATATTACAAAGTTCCTTTACGGACAAACCAGCATTCCAAATATAGTTTAATGCATGGAGTACTGCAGCACCGTTTCCGCTTCCTCCAGCCAGTCCTGCCGCCACAGGAATATTTTTTCTATATTGATTTCGACTTTCCCTTTCCTGTGTAGTTGGTCAAGCATCATCTCTGCAGCCCTGTAAGCAATATTTTCACTATTTAAAGGGAGATTATCTCTGTTCATGGATAAAACAATCTGGGAACTAACCAAGGTCCTGTCTTCCTTCCATTTTACGGTTACCCGGTCATGAAGTTCAAGCTGCTGCATAACCATCTCGACCTGATGATAACCATTGGAAAGTACCCCCAGTACATCTAATGACAGGTTTATCTTGGCATATGACTTTATCATTATTTCATTCATTGGCAGTTCCTTTCTCATTCATTTATTTTTCAGGCAAGTTTCAATAATATTAGCAAAACAGCTCACTTTATCGTATATCATAAAGTGAGCTGAAAGTATCTGCAGTTTATTTCTTTTTCTTCGCTTTATTTTTAGGTCTGGTGGTTCCAGCCAGGGCTTTTTGCCTAGCAGCTTCTTCTGCAGCTGCTTTTCTTCCAGTGATATAGGTACTACCCCCTGCAGAAATTGGTCTTGGTGCTTTTACACGTTTATTGTCATTTACAATAACATCTTCAACATCGTCATCTTCCGCTTCTTTAGCAAGCTGTTTTTCAAGCTTTCTACGATGTTTTTCTTTCACTTTCTGATCTTTAGCAACTATTTCCTGCACGGATTTACCCGTTTCTTTTGACACTTTATATGGATTTACTTTATCTTCTACTCCGCTTTCTTCTTTTTCTTTTTCTGCCTGTTTCTTAGCAGCCTTACTTGAAGCCCAGATTACACCAACCATCATGATACCCATCATGGCCATATTGGCTTTCATGGCCGAACTGGTGTCAACTGTGCTGAAAGTAATAGTCTCATCCTTTCCAAGAGTATCTCCTGAAGCTGATGTTACATCTTTTGAAATAGAAAGCTTGTATTTACTGTCAGAAACCAGCGTCTGTTTGTTAACCAGCACTAAAACCAAACCTTTTTCCTTTGGACTGTAAAGAACTCTTATTGGTAATGCTTTACCTTTTGAATCAGTCAGCTTAAAGCTTTCTAAATTTTCTTCTACATTGTTTTTATTAATCATATTCTGGTTGAAATACAACTTTACACCTGAGTTTTCAACCTGCATCCCTTTATCACCGTCCCTGGGATAAGAATCATCCACCTTTAAGGTTCCCGCAAAACAAAGAGATGTTGTCATCATTACCATTAATAATGCCAGTGCAGCTATTGCACTAATCGATTTTTTCATTTAAGTTCCTCCACTTTCTATTTTGTAAGCCCCGGGTTTTTCATTTTATCCCATTTAAAACCCCTTTGCCGTAAATCTCTAAAAAAATCTTTTAAAAGATCTGAACATTCCGTTTCCATAAGACCAGTTTCTATTTCCACATAATGATTCAGCTTTTCTTCCTGAAGAATATTAAACACTGAACCGCAAGCTCCGCCTTTAGGATCCATTGTCCCAATAAAAACCTTTTTCATCCTTGACCAGACAATAGCCCCGGCGCACATGGCACACGGCTCACAGGTCACATACAGATTGCATTGGAGCAGTCTCCATCCTCCTAAAGTTTTAGCTGCTTCCCGTATGGCAATCAATTCTGCATGTGCAGTGGGATCTTTTAAGGTTTCTGTTAAGTTGTATCCTCTGCCTACGATTTTCCCATCCTTTTCAATAACTGCTCCGATGGGAATCTCTCCGCAGGAATAGGCTTTTTTTGCTTCAGCCAGTGCATCTATCATATAATTTCTCATATACCTTACAATGTTATCACAATTGTATTTAATATTCAAGAAAAAAACGACCCTGCAGGGGTCGTTTTATTGCTTTTTTCTATAATAATATTTAACATTAAACAAACAGGTTTACATTGGACTGTTCTGCATCTCCAAGATATGCCGCAACACCAGCAAATTCAATTCCGTCTACCAGTTCTTCTCTTGTAATTCCCATCACATCCATAGACATAGTGCAGGCTACAATTCGGACACCATTTTCCATGGCTTTTTTCATTAAATCTTCCAGAGAATCCACATTTTTATCATTCATGACTTTTCTCATCATTCTGGTTCCCATACCGCCCATATTCATATTTGAAAGCTTAAGCTTTGAGGTTCCTCTTGGCATCATCATCCCGAACATACTATCCATCAGAGGTTTTTTCACCCTCTGCTTTTCTGTCTTTCTCAGCGCATTAAGCCCCCAGAAGGTAAAAAACATTGTCACAGGTCTGCCCATGGCAGCCGCACCATTTGCAATAATAAATGAAGCTAATACTTTATCTAAATCCCCGCTGAACACAATAAGTGTTTTTCCCTGAGGCAATTCAGTTATACCATTTCCAGATACACCTTGACTTTTTTTATTGTTGTCACTGGACCCTTTCTGGATATAAACAATATTTTGTTTTCCCTCCCGACAGGTTTTCACCAGGGTATTACCCGTCCTGTTACACCAGGATTCAATATCCCGGGAGAATCCCATATCTGTTGCTGCAACTTTGATTATCTGCCCTTCTTCAATTTCATTTATGGAGTTAAACACTCGCATAATGGGTCCGGGGCATTGCAACCCGCTGCAGTCTAAATCCTTTGTTATTACGATGTTGTTGATATCCACTTTGCTTCCGCCTTCCACATCACCATTTTCTTTTGACAGAACTTTTTCTGCCTCCGGTGTAAATTCAATACCAGCTTGCCACTTCTTTGGGAACAATTTATCATGAAAAGCTGATTTGTAGAACCCTGTTCCTGCCGGATAGACGGCTACGTGTTTGAATCCTGAGTTCATTAAAATTCTCGCTACGTTATAAGAGCGGACTCCAATGGCACAAAATGTGACAATCAGATTTTCCCTGTCCAGTTCCTGCATTCTGTCTCTGACCTGCCCAAAGGGTATATGAACAGAGTCTTCCACTGCAAACGCCATTCTTTCAAAGCTTTCTGTTACATCAAGAACTGTAACAGCGGGAACTCCCATTTTTATAGCCAGTTCGTCCCTTTTTTCCAGTCCGTCCCATGGAACGAACCGTACCACTCCTTTTAAAATATTTTCAGCCACAAATCCAAGCATATTTACGGGGTCTTTTGCAGAAGAATAAGGAGGTGCATATGCCAGTTCCAGTTTCTGCAAGTCTGCAGCCTTTGCCCCCAGCCTGATAGCTGTAGCTATTACATCGATTCTTTTATCTACACCGTCTACTCCAACAATCTGTGCTCCAAAGATTTTGCCCTCCGGTGAAAATAACATTTTTAAAGTTATAGGTGCTGATCCCGGATAATATCCTGCATGGGATTTCTGATTAATTATGGCTACAAAATAGTCTTCATTTGCTTTTCTGCCCATGCGGATTAAAGTTTTTTCATTTAATCCTGTTGCTGCCACTGTAAAATCAAACACCTTTGCTACGGAGGTTCCTTGAGTCCCTTCATAGATTCCCTCCGTACTTTTATCCAGTATCCCAAATCCGGCAGCAATATTTCCTGCGCAAATACGTGCCTGCTTATTTGCCGGTCCGGCCAGAGGAATCATGGTCTTCCCCTTTTCTATGAATTCTGTTACTTCAATCACATCACCAACCGCATAAATATTTTCATCAGAGGTTTTCAGGTATTCATCAACAATAATGCCACCTCTCTGATTTAATTCCAGTCCTGCCTCTTTGGCAAGCCCACTGTTTGGCTTAATGCCTATGGATAAAATAACAATTTCTGCATCTACCGCTTTCCCACTGGAAAGTGTAATTCTGGTTTTATTACCCGTAGGTTCTGAAATATTTTCAAACTTTTGTACACCATCTGACAGAATGAGTTCCACTCCATTCATTCTGATATTTTCATGAACCAGTTGTGCCATTTCATAGTCTACAGGAGCCATGACCTGGTCCTGCATTTCTATAATAGATACACTACATCCAGCTTCTTTAAGATTCTCCGCCATTTCAAGACCAATAAATCCGCCACCTATGACTGCCGCAGTCTTTGGTTTTTTCTCTGTAATATAGTTTTTAATTTTATCTGTATCTGGTATATTCCAAAGGGTAAAAATACCCTCTCCCTTAATTCCCTCGATAGGAGGAACAATTGGGGTGGACCCGGTGGATATCACCAGATTATCATAGCTCTCTACGTATTCACTTCCATCAGAGGCTCTCTTAACTTTAACCGTTTTTTCTTTTCTGTCTATGGATAATACTTCGTTTCCGGTTCTTACATCTATGTTAAATCGTTGCTTCATTGCCTGTGGTGTTTGAAGGAGCAAAGCTTCTCTTTCTTTTATCACATCACCGATATAATAAGGAAGACCACAGTTAGCATAAGAAATATAGTCTCCTTTTTCCATAATAATGATTTCAATATTCTCATTAAGTCGTCTCAGTCTGGCTGCTGTAGTCGCACCTCCTGCCACTCCCCCTATAATAACAACTTTTTTCTTATCCATTCGATTTCCCTCCATTCATGAATTCTGAGATAATTCTATACCCTCCCATAAAATGTTTCAGTGATAAAGTCACAATGTAAGATTTATGTGATATAATATGTCCTTAGATAATATTAACATTATTTTCAGAAAATTAAAACAAATTTTAGGGGTGATATGTATGATTGACGAAAAGCTTCTTTCCAAATTATATCCATTTTGGGATAAACTTACTCCACCACATAAAGCAGAAATGGCAGCAAAT carries:
- a CDS encoding 4-(cytidine 5'-diphospho)-2-C-methyl-D-erythritol kinase, with product MAAGLAGGSGNGAAVLHALNYIWNAGLSVKELCNIGVKLGADVPFCIMGQAKGNPQLGRAIREDALASTCAYAEGIGEQLTPVTPLCCDVLLSKPALGISTAEVYRGIDAELGLEKPEYQGGITMLQYHVDTKELINGLNSKNYDKVVKNMANILELFSTKRYPIIMYTKNKIDQEGSAAKVLMSGSGPTVFAIYFEKSEIEKDYKLLCEMNKETYITKTLA
- a CDS encoding 4-(cytidine 5'-diphospho)-2-C-methyl-D-erythritol kinase, whose amino-acid sequence is MNEIMIKSYAKINLSLDVLGVLSNGYHQVEMVMQQLELHDRVTVKWKEDRTLVSSQIVLSMNRDNLPLNSENIAYRAAEMMLDQLHRKGKVEINIEKIFLWRQDWLEEAETVLQYSMH
- a CDS encoding Ig-like domain-containing protein, translated to MKKSISAIAALALLMVMMTTSLCFAGTLKVDDSYPRDGDKGMQVENSGVKLYFNQNMINKNNVEENLESFKLTDSKGKALPIRVLYSPKEKGLVLVLVNKQTLVSDSKYKLSISKDVTSASGDTLGKDETITFSTVDTSSAMKANMAMMGIMMVGVIWASSKAAKKQAEKEKEESGVEDKVNPYKVSKETGKSVQEIVAKDQKVKEKHRRKLEKQLAKEAEDDDVEDVIVNDNKRVKAPRPISAGGSTYITGRKAAAEEAARQKALAGTTRPKNKAKKKK
- the tadA gene encoding tRNA adenosine(34) deaminase TadA produces the protein MRNYMIDALAEAKKAYSCGEIPIGAVIEKDGKIVGRGYNLTETLKDPTAHAELIAIREAAKTLGGWRLLQCNLYVTCEPCAMCAGAIVWSRMKKVFIGTMDPKGGACGSVFNILQEEKLNHYVEIETGLMETECSDLLKDFFRDLRQRGFKWDKMKNPGLTK
- a CDS encoding FAD-dependent oxidoreductase, producing MDKKKVVIIGGVAGGATTAARLRRLNENIEIIIMEKGDYISYANCGLPYYIGDVIKEREALLLQTPQAMKQRFNIDVRTGNEVLSIDRKEKTVKVKRASDGSEYVESYDNLVISTGSTPIVPPIEGIKGEGIFTLWNIPDTDKIKNYITEKKPKTAAVIGGGFIGLEMAENLKEAGCSVSIIEMQDQVMAPVDYEMAQLVHENIRMNGVELILSDGVQKFENISEPTGNKTRITLSSGKAVDAEIVILSIGIKPNSGLAKEAGLELNQRGGIIVDEYLKTSDENIYAVGDVIEVTEFIEKGKTMIPLAGPANKQARICAGNIAAGFGILDKSTEGIYEGTQGTSVAKVFDFTVAATGLNEKTLIRMGRKANEDYFVAIINQKSHAGYYPGSAPITLKMLFSPEGKIFGAQIVGVDGVDKRIDVIATAIRLGAKAADLQKLELAYAPPYSSAKDPVNMLGFVAENILKGVVRFVPWDGLEKRDELAIKMGVPAVTVLDVTESFERMAFAVEDSVHIPFGQVRDRMQELDRENLIVTFCAIGVRSYNVARILMNSGFKHVAVYPAGTGFYKSAFHDKLFPKKWQAGIEFTPEAEKVLSKENGDVEGGSKVDINNIVITKDLDCSGLQCPGPIMRVFNSINEIEEGQIIKVAATDMGFSRDIESWCNRTGNTLVKTCREGKQNIVYIQKGSSDNNKKSQGVSGNGITELPQGKTLIVFSGDLDKVLASFIIANGAAAMGRPVTMFFTFWGLNALRKTEKQRVKKPLMDSMFGMMMPRGTSKLKLSNMNMGGMGTRMMRKVMNDKNVDSLEDLMKKAMENGVRIVACTMSMDVMGITREELVDGIEFAGVAAYLGDAEQSNVNLFV